CGTTCGACATCCGAAAGCGCGAGCCCGATCGTCTTCGTGCCGAGATCGATCCCCATTAATCTCTGGCCGCGGGCGAGGCGGGGTCCGAGGTCCTCGATTGCAACGCCTGCTTCGCTCATGCCTTGGACACGGCTCCGTTGCGCCGGGGTTGTGGCCGCGGGACGGAGATTGAGTTATGTCCCCCCCAGCGCGCCACGACGGGCAGCGGCGCTTGTCCGGTTTTGGAGTTACCCATGAAAATCACCTGGCTCGGCCATTCGGCGTTCCGGATCGAAACCCGGTCTTCGGTCATCCTCGTTGATCCGTTTTTGCGCGGCAATCCGAAATTTCATCTCGATTTTGCGGCGGTGACCGCCGGCGTGACCCACATCCTGTTGACGCATGGCCATGACGACCACGTCGGCGATAGTGTCGAAATCGCCAAGGCGAGCGGCGCGCAATTGCTTTCAAGCTTCGAAGTGTGTGTCTACCTCGCCGGGCTGGGCGCGTCGAACATCAATCCGGGCAATATCGGCGGCACGATCGCGCTCGACGATTTCAAAGTGAGCTTTACCCCGGCCTTTCATTCGTCCGGCACGATCGTGGATGGCAAGCCGATTTATCTTGGCGAGCCGATGGGGATCGTCATTACCCCCGACGCGGGGCCGGTGATCTTTCATATGGGCGATACGGCGATTTTCTCGGACATGGCTTTGATCAGGGAGCTTTATCGACCGAAGATCGGCATTGTGCCGGTCGGCGACCGCTTCACCATGGGCGGCAGGATCGCGGCGGAGGCCGTGCATCGCTATTTCGATTTCGAGACGGCGATTCCCTGCCATTACGGGACCTTCGATATGTTGGCCCAGGATCCGGGCGAGTTCGTCGCCGCGCTCAATGGCAAGCCGAAGACCTGGGTGCCTGCCATCGGCGAGACGCTGAGCGTCTGAGGCGTCTTTCGTTGCCCGCACCGGCGGCTGGATGCTATAGGCTCGGCTCTTCTGAGGAGACATTATGGCTGTTGATCAGGCGACCGTTCGCCGTATTGCCCATCTGGCCCGGATCAAGCTCGCCGATGCCGAGGTGCCGCATCTGGCCGACGAATTGAATTCGATTCTCGCCTTCGTCGAGGAATTGAGCAGCGTCGATGTCAGCGGCGTGGAGCCGATGACCTCTGTGATG
This Methylovirgula sp. DNA region includes the following protein-coding sequences:
- a CDS encoding metal-dependent hydrolase: MKITWLGHSAFRIETRSSVILVDPFLRGNPKFHLDFAAVTAGVTHILLTHGHDDHVGDSVEIAKASGAQLLSSFEVCVYLAGLGASNINPGNIGGTIALDDFKVSFTPAFHSSGTIVDGKPIYLGEPMGIVITPDAGPVIFHMGDTAIFSDMALIRELYRPKIGIVPVGDRFTMGGRIAAEAVHRYFDFETAIPCHYGTFDMLAQDPGEFVAALNGKPKTWVPAIGETLSV
- the gatC gene encoding Asp-tRNA(Asn)/Glu-tRNA(Gln) amidotransferase subunit GatC, with translation MAVDQATVRRIAHLARIKLADAEVPHLADELNSILAFVEELSSVDVSGVEPMTSVMPMHLYERVDVVDDGEIADQIVANAPVTEDHFFVVPKVVE